TGCAGCTCGCAAATATATGATGGATTACTTAAAGAAAAATCCACCAATTAATGAACAAATGATTCGTATTTTACTAACACAAATGGGGCAAAAGCCATCACAAAAGAAAGTAAATCAAATGATGAAGTCGATGAACGGTCAAATCAAATAAAAAGACACTCTTTTGAGTGTCTTTTTTTGATGCTAAGAATGATAGATAGGTATATATCTAGCATTTGTATGTCTAGGTGTTCTTTTCATTTGTTGATATTGATTTAACAAGTCATCTAACTCTTGGCTAAATTGAACCGTGAGCTGATTATCTAACCCCAAAGATAATCCCATGTTGATTAATTCTGCTCGCTTCCTCTCAATTTCATTGTGTAATTGTTGGATAAGATACACGGTGAATGTTCCTTTCTAACTCTTTCTCTTTTTATTTCATATAGACTCAAGAAGCAATAAGCAAAGTTACATTTATCATACATCCTTTTAAAAAAATGTCAATCTGTATTTAGGGAAAATGAAAAATATTTCAAATTTTTAGGAAGAAATGTCTAAGCTAGTTTTGAATATCTCTTTTTGAAATAGTTTATTCTTGACTTTAAATACAATAGGGGGGTATAGTATTTAATGAGGTGGGGTAATGAAAAAACCAAAAAAAGAGCTACCAATTGAATTACAACCGGTTAAACATGTTAAAAGACAAGAAGTGGAAAAAAAACAATTAGTAAACCGTTTAAAACGGATAGAAGGGCAAGTTCGCGGGATTCAAAATATGGTCGAAGATGATCGTTATTGTGTCGATATTATGATTCAAATAAGCGCCATACGTGCAGCCTTGAAAAAAGTGGAACTTCATTTGTTAAAGCAACATACGAATTCTTGTGTGACGGATGCCATTAAAAATGGAGAGCAAGAAGACATCTTAGAGGAATTAATGAGGGTCATTGAACAAGTTTCAAAGTAAGGAGGCACAATAATGAACAAACAGAAAAAACAGATGCAGATTGGAATTGCAGGAATGACTTGTGCAGCCTGTTCGACAAGAATAGAAAAAGTGTTAAATAAAATGGACGGAGTAGAAGAAGCGACTGTTAACTTAGCTTTAGAAAATGCATCGATTACAATTGATGCAGCGGAGATTCAACCAGAAGAGATTGAAAAAAAAATAATGGACCTAGGTTATCAAGTGGTGAAAGAAAAAGTAGACCTTGATATTTTTGGCATGACTTGTGTAGCCTGTTCAACAAGAATTGAAAAGGTGTTAAATAAAATGGACGGTGTGGATGATGTAGTTGTCAACTTAGCAGCAGAAACGGCGACGGTTGAATATTATCCAGGGTCTGTCACATCACAACAGATAATAGAAAAAATAAAAAAACTAGGGTATGATGCACAAGAAACATTAGAAGAAAAGGAAAAAAGAACGTTTAAGGAAAAAGAATTAACGAGAAAAAAAAGACAATTAATTGCATCGATACTATTAACAATTCCGTTATTTTATACGATGCTTGGGCATTTGCCTTTTATGAAACATCATGCGTTACTAGCATTTCTAATGCAACCTTGGGTACAATTTTTATTTGCTACTCCTGTCCAGTTTATCATCGGTGCAAAATTTTATAGTGGTGCATACAAAGCGCTTCGTAATAAAAGTGCGAATATGGATGTACTAGTTGCACTTGGTACATCTAGCGCTTATTTTTATAGTGTGTACGAAGCAGTAAAACGGTCGCTAGACAGCACTTATGCCCCGCATTTGTATTTTGAAACAAGTGCTATGTTAATTACGTTAATTTTAGTTGGAAAATATTTAGAAGCAAAAGCAAAAGGCAAAACGACAGAAGCAGTGTCTGCGTTAATGAATTTGTCTGCTAAAGAAGCAACCCTTTTGAAAGATGGACAAGAAAAGAAAATAAAAATCGAAATGGTACGCGGAGGCGACATGTTAGTTGTAAAACCAGGAGAAAAGATTCCGGTAGACGGAATTGTCATCGAAGGAATTTCTTCGGTTGATGAATCAATGATTTCTGGGGAAGCCATTCCTGTTACGAAAAATGCAGGAGATAAAGTAATCGGTGCAACCATAAACGGACAAGGTCGCTTTATTATGAAAGCAACAAATGTAGGGAGCCAAACAGTATTATCCGGCATTATTCGGATTGTTCGGGAAGCAGGATTAAAGAAAGCGCCTATACAACGTTATGCAGACACGATTTCTAGTTATTTTGTGCCTATCGTCGTTTCCATTAGTTGCATTGTCTTTGTTACTTGGTATTTCTTTTTAACGCCACATGATTTACCAAAAGCATTAGAAACGGCGATTGCTGTTTTAGTTATCGCGTGTCCTTGTGCGTTAGGTTTAGCAACTCCAACATCAATTATGGTTGGAACAGGATTAGGTGCGAAACACGGTGTATTAATGAAAGGTGGCGAATATTTAGAACGATTTGAAAAAGTAAATGCCATTTTATTCGACAAAACGGGAACAATTACAGAAGGAAAACCAGTTGTCACT
The genomic region above belongs to Massilibacterium senegalense and contains:
- a CDS encoding YneF family protein, whose amino-acid sequence is MWNYILVGTLALIAGIAIGFFAARKYMMDYLKKNPPINEQMIRILLTQMGQKPSQKKVNQMMKSMNGQIK
- a CDS encoding aspartyl-phosphate phosphatase Spo0E family protein; this encodes MYLIQQLHNEIERKRAELINMGLSLGLDNQLTVQFSQELDDLLNQYQQMKRTPRHTNARYIPIYHS
- a CDS encoding metal-sensing transcriptional repressor; its protein translation is MKKPKKELPIELQPVKHVKRQEVEKKQLVNRLKRIEGQVRGIQNMVEDDRYCVDIMIQISAIRAALKKVELHLLKQHTNSCVTDAIKNGEQEDILEELMRVIEQVSK
- a CDS encoding heavy metal translocating P-type ATPase, which produces MNKQKKQMQIGIAGMTCAACSTRIEKVLNKMDGVEEATVNLALENASITIDAAEIQPEEIEKKIMDLGYQVVKEKVDLDIFGMTCVACSTRIEKVLNKMDGVDDVVVNLAAETATVEYYPGSVTSQQIIEKIKKLGYDAQETLEEKEKRTFKEKELTRKKRQLIASILLTIPLFYTMLGHLPFMKHHALLAFLMQPWVQFLFATPVQFIIGAKFYSGAYKALRNKSANMDVLVALGTSSAYFYSVYEAVKRSLDSTYAPHLYFETSAMLITLILVGKYLEAKAKGKTTEAVSALMNLSAKEATLLKDGQEKKIKIEMVRGGDMLVVKPGEKIPVDGIVIEGISSVDESMISGEAIPVTKNAGDKVIGATINGQGRFIMKATNVGSQTVLSGIIRIVREAGLKKAPIQRYADTISSYFVPIVVSISCIVFVTWYFFLTPHDLPKALETAIAVLVIACPCALGLATPTSIMVGTGLGAKHGVLMKGGEYLERFEKVNAILFDKTGTITEGKPVVTDWLEYKEGTKSIIIGAENASEHPLAKAISQYGEKKGVSSIVIDSFTALPGYGLEACYGDQTIVIGTKALMEKHAIDITSEWKRVEHLEKQGKTVMFAGSAGELFAIIAVSDIIKQEAKEVIQTLKKQGMTPYMITGDNYQTAETIAIQAGIEKANVYSNVLPKEKATIVKKLQNEGKAVAMVGDGLNDAPALSTADIGVAIGTGTDIAIEASDITLVSGELHQLVKAYSLSKYTMRNIRQNLFWAFIYNVIGIPVAAFGLLAPWIAGTAMAFSSVSVVLNSLRLKRVKL